The following are encoded in a window of Prochlorococcus marinus CUG1417 genomic DNA:
- a CDS encoding beta-ketoacyl-ACP synthase III — protein sequence MEGLNLNQIGVSFKGSGSYVPDQILTNQKISQKVDTSNEWIKSRTGISERRISSLEDNVTEMGYKAALNAVEMANWDIKTIDLIVLATSTPHDLFGSAPSIQARLGAANAVAFDLTAACSGFLFALITASQFLKVGTFKRALVIGADQLSSFVDWNDRRSCILFGDGAGAIAIEATTEFDNLIGFDMRTDGERGSFLNLPSKNNKDSIIDNIDFLSGAFSSIKMNGQEVYKFAVREVPIILENLFKKMNYSSDEVDWLVLHQANQRILDSVGDRLKIPGEKILSNLEKYGNTSAATIPLVMDEAIRNNRIKQNDIIATSGFGAGLSWGAALIKWG from the coding sequence TTGGAAGGACTAAATTTAAATCAGATTGGAGTATCATTCAAAGGAAGCGGAAGTTATGTACCTGATCAAATTTTAACCAATCAAAAAATTAGCCAAAAGGTTGATACAAGCAACGAATGGATAAAATCTAGAACAGGCATTTCTGAGAGAAGAATTTCTAGCTTAGAAGATAATGTTACTGAGATGGGTTATAAGGCGGCTTTAAACGCTGTAGAAATGGCTAATTGGGATATTAAAACGATTGATTTAATTGTTTTAGCTACTTCTACTCCGCATGATTTATTTGGATCAGCGCCATCCATTCAAGCTAGATTAGGGGCAGCTAATGCTGTTGCTTTCGATTTAACTGCGGCATGTAGTGGCTTTTTATTTGCCTTAATTACAGCCTCACAATTTTTAAAAGTGGGTACTTTTAAAAGGGCTCTTGTTATAGGAGCAGATCAACTATCAAGCTTTGTTGATTGGAATGATAGAAGAAGTTGTATTCTCTTTGGAGATGGTGCAGGTGCAATAGCAATTGAAGCCACTACTGAATTTGATAATTTAATCGGTTTTGATATGAGAACTGACGGAGAAAGGGGTTCTTTTCTTAATCTTCCATCAAAAAATAATAAGGATTCAATAATTGATAACATTGATTTTTTAAGTGGAGCTTTTTCTTCAATCAAAATGAATGGTCAGGAAGTGTATAAATTTGCAGTTAGAGAAGTCCCGATAATTCTTGAAAATTTGTTTAAAAAAATGAATTATTCTTCCGATGAAGTTGATTGGCTTGTATTGCATCAAGCTAATCAAAGAATATTGGATTCTGTAGGAGACAGGTTAAAAATTCCTGGAGAAAAAATTCTTAGCAATTTAGAAAAATATGGTAATACTTCAGCAGCAACAATTCCACTAGTGATGGATGAGGCTATTAGAAATAATAGAATTAAACAAAATGATATTATTGCCACAAGTGGTTTTGGTGCTGGGTTAAGTTGGGGTGCAGCCCTCATTAAATGGGGTTAA
- the fabD gene encoding ACP S-malonyltransferase, with protein MTVAWVFPGQGSQKIGMAKQIENLPNTKERFSYASEIFERNLFEICELDTELKNPLFDLNNTINTQICLFLIESILLDALKENGLKPNYVAGHSLGEITALYCADVFSFEDCVSLIKERSQLMVNAGKGSMAAVIGFDRDQLDLLVQKIDDIVIANDNSSSQVVLSGSTEALDNLSREISCKRFLKLNVSGAFHSPFMNEPSLKFSEYLKKIKFNNPSFPVISNYEPSLCSDSNELKIRLEKQMCNGVRWRETMDLMARDSDLHIVEIGPSNVLSGLVKRHLKDVKISQVSSSDQIFY; from the coding sequence ATGACAGTTGCATGGGTATTCCCTGGACAGGGTTCGCAAAAAATCGGAATGGCAAAACAAATTGAAAATTTGCCCAACACAAAAGAGAGGTTTAGTTATGCATCTGAGATATTTGAGAGGAATTTATTTGAAATTTGTGAGTTAGATACTGAACTAAAAAATCCTCTTTTTGATTTAAATAACACAATAAATACACAAATTTGTCTTTTTTTAATTGAATCAATCCTATTAGATGCATTAAAGGAAAATGGATTGAAACCAAATTATGTTGCTGGTCATAGTCTAGGAGAAATTACTGCACTATATTGTGCGGATGTTTTTTCATTCGAAGATTGTGTTTCTCTTATAAAAGAAAGGTCGCAATTAATGGTAAATGCCGGGAAAGGATCTATGGCAGCAGTAATTGGTTTTGATAGAGATCAACTTGATCTATTAGTTCAAAAAATTGATGATATTGTAATTGCCAATGATAATAGCTCTTCCCAAGTTGTCTTATCAGGATCTACTGAAGCATTAGATAATTTATCAAGAGAAATTTCTTGTAAAAGATTCTTGAAATTAAATGTTTCAGGTGCATTTCATTCACCATTTATGAATGAACCTTCATTAAAATTTTCTGAGTATTTAAAAAAGATTAAATTTAATAATCCATCTTTCCCAGTTATAAGTAATTATGAACCTTCACTCTGTAGTGATTCAAACGAGCTTAAAATTAGATTAGAAAAGCAAATGTGTAATGGAGTGAGGTGGCGCGAAACTATGGATTTAATGGCCAGAGATAGTGATCTTCATATTGTTGAAATTGGCCCTTCTAATGTACTAAGCGGTTTAGTGAAAAGACATCTTAAAGATGTAAAAATTTCTCAAGTATCATCTTCTGATCAAATATTTTATTAA
- a CDS encoding lysophospholipid acyltransferase family protein — MKNHTIQQLIYELVSKLFVFPIYKFVFKGHLIGRENIPQTDSFIMVSNHGSLLDPPLLGHALGRNISFMAKAELFKIPFLGFIITACGAYPVKRGIADKNTIKTACKKLSDNNSIGIFIDGTRQKNGRVNKPKQGAALLAFKNQKLLLPVAIVNSHRLIRFKFCIPLFSKIVIKVGKPVQPPQSSSRDDLHSVTMLLKDKINNLIG; from the coding sequence ATGAAAAATCATACTATTCAACAATTAATTTATGAATTAGTTAGCAAGCTTTTTGTATTTCCTATTTATAAGTTTGTATTTAAAGGTCATTTAATAGGTAGAGAAAATATTCCTCAAACAGATTCCTTTATCATGGTTTCTAATCATGGTTCTTTACTTGACCCTCCTTTGTTAGGTCATGCCCTTGGACGTAATATATCTTTTATGGCTAAGGCAGAGCTTTTTAAAATTCCTTTTCTTGGCTTTATAATCACTGCTTGTGGAGCGTATCCTGTTAAAAGAGGAATTGCTGATAAAAATACAATTAAAACAGCATGTAAAAAATTATCAGACAATAATTCTATTGGAATTTTTATTGATGGTACTCGTCAAAAAAATGGTCGAGTGAATAAGCCTAAACAAGGTGCAGCATTACTAGCTTTTAAAAATCAAAAATTATTATTGCCTGTTGCAATAGTTAATTCACATAGACTAATAAGATTTAAATTCTGTATTCCTTTATTTTCAAAAATAGTAATTAAAGTGGGAAAACCTGTTCAACCTCCACAAAGTTCATCAAGAGATGATCTGCATTCTGTGACAATGCTTCTTAAAGATAAAATTAATAATTTGATTGGTTGA
- a CDS encoding molecular chaperone translates to MTVKLKQRENYPTLVIHSTDNSFCFGYRKNNNLKFDEFFIKKFDNDLCNNLINDLNKFISKENLQKINKLSVSIGPANFNASRLIVVLARTISQQINCPLDSFSSFEIMAKRIASENNIFINKKSFWIYKKLKRKGFIAGKYEICHNEKTPSDLIIRETVLPKVVKELESKEILFEAIYDDKEDLKELLNLSNKNLLNSNVDSWKTVLPLYPISPIN, encoded by the coding sequence ATGACAGTTAAACTCAAACAAAGAGAAAATTACCCTACATTAGTGATTCATAGCACAGACAATTCTTTTTGCTTCGGGTATAGAAAAAACAATAACCTTAAATTTGATGAATTTTTTATTAAAAAATTTGATAATGACCTTTGCAACAACTTAATTAATGATCTTAATAAATTCATTTCCAAAGAAAATTTACAAAAAATAAATAAGTTATCTGTCAGCATAGGACCAGCAAATTTTAATGCTTCACGACTGATTGTGGTTTTAGCAAGAACTATCTCACAACAAATAAATTGTCCTCTCGACAGTTTTAGTTCATTTGAAATAATGGCAAAAAGAATTGCATCAGAAAATAATATCTTTATAAACAAAAAATCATTCTGGATTTACAAAAAATTAAAACGAAAGGGTTTTATTGCAGGTAAATATGAAATTTGTCATAACGAAAAAACCCCCTCGGATCTTATTATTCGAGAAACAGTTTTACCCAAAGTTGTGAAAGAACTTGAGAGTAAAGAAATATTGTTTGAGGCTATTTATGATGATAAAGAAGATTTAAAAGAACTATTAAATTTATCAAATAAAAATTTATTAAATTCAAATGTAGATTCTTGGAAAACAGTTTTGCCTCTTTACCCTATTTCTCCAATTAACTGA
- a CDS encoding Ycf34 family protein, with translation MCICINCKWVDRCITYHDVENNHGVDHICDLPDFKAKKPFIHVNIVKDNNGDYKTDWDVQSCESFENEFGKWSKCNPGKELPV, from the coding sequence ATGTGCATTTGCATCAACTGTAAATGGGTTGATAGATGTATCACATATCATGATGTTGAGAATAATCATGGTGTTGATCATATTTGTGATCTACCTGATTTTAAAGCAAAAAAACCATTCATTCATGTCAATATAGTTAAAGATAATAATGGTGATTATAAAACTGATTGGGATGTTCAATCTTGTGAAAGTTTTGAAAATGAATTTGGTAAATGGTCTAAATGCAATCCAGGTAAGGAATTACCTGTTTAA
- a CDS encoding CCA tRNA nucleotidyltransferase, whose amino-acid sequence MKSSILKDHTLIIDELETSIKFHNLNFMLGFLPRGSYLVGGYIRDIILGRQPEKVDIDIVVPCNAIEIGRKIAENIGSKFIILDEQREVVRIILNHIYIDIANQVSSTIEGDLCSRDFSINSIAFLFDKKCLVDPLNGLKDLEISLLRTHSERNLLNDPLRILRGFRFVSELNFKIDPNLITFIKKNKQTLYLVAKERINYEIQKIVHGANSLDAVLLIKKLNIFGTDNLSKDSFFLDLEKINYAEFNQEEKERYLPLFLIAQILDEGSLEQFNFSKAEIAKIKLLRKWHFLLEEKNISQLTESDRFALHKELEMFFPSFIFYLPQNLRLDWLHRWRDNDDKLFHPSNLLNGDVIKKNLKIKDGPILGELLQYLSKELAYKRLNNFDEAIYKAKRWIEQNAPKCD is encoded by the coding sequence ATGAAAAGTAGCATTCTCAAAGATCATACACTAATAATTGATGAATTAGAAACAAGTATAAAATTTCATAATTTGAATTTTATGTTAGGTTTTTTACCTAGAGGATCATATTTGGTAGGTGGTTACATAAGGGATATTATTTTGGGAAGACAGCCTGAAAAGGTAGATATTGATATTGTGGTACCTTGTAATGCAATTGAAATTGGTCGAAAGATTGCAGAAAATATTGGATCAAAATTTATAATTTTAGATGAACAAAGAGAAGTGGTGAGAATTATTCTCAATCATATTTATATTGATATTGCTAATCAGGTTTCATCTACGATTGAAGGAGATTTATGTTCTAGAGATTTTTCGATTAATTCAATTGCTTTTTTATTTGATAAGAAGTGTTTGGTTGATCCATTGAATGGTCTTAAAGATCTAGAGATTTCCTTGCTTAGAACTCATTCTGAAAGAAATTTACTAAATGATCCTCTACGAATATTAAGGGGTTTTCGATTTGTTTCAGAATTGAATTTTAAAATTGATCCTAATTTAATTACTTTTATTAAAAAAAATAAACAGACATTATATCTTGTTGCTAAAGAGAGGATTAATTATGAAATACAGAAAATTGTACATGGAGCAAATTCTCTTGATGCAGTGTTGCTGATAAAAAAATTAAATATATTTGGCACTGATAATCTATCTAAAGATTCTTTTTTTTTGGACTTAGAGAAAATTAATTATGCAGAATTTAATCAGGAAGAAAAAGAGAGATATTTACCATTATTTTTGATAGCCCAAATTTTAGATGAAGGATCTCTAGAGCAATTTAATTTTAGTAAAGCTGAAATTGCAAAAATTAAGTTATTACGGAAATGGCACTTTTTGTTGGAGGAAAAAAATATCTCTCAATTAACTGAATCAGACAGATTTGCATTACATAAAGAATTAGAGATGTTTTTCCCATCTTTTATTTTTTATTTACCTCAAAACTTACGATTAGATTGGCTTCATAGATGGCGTGATAACGATGATAAATTATTTCATCCTTCAAACTTACTTAATGGTGACGTAATTAAAAAAAATTTGAAAATAAAGGATGGGCCTATCTTAGGAGAGCTTTTACAGTATCTTTCTAAGGAACTTGCCTATAAGAGATTGAATAATTTTGATGAAGCTATTTATAAAGCAAAGCGATGGATTGAACAAAATGCGCCAAAATGTGATTAA